The following coding sequences lie in one Musa acuminata AAA Group cultivar baxijiao chromosome BXJ1-8, Cavendish_Baxijiao_AAA, whole genome shotgun sequence genomic window:
- the LOC135587444 gene encoding probable protein phosphatase 2C 74, with product MVDPPEFLCSLLCFLAHLQKVVRKYFPAMALCSKSPGRASPAPALSWNRLAELPAVASKRSKDSSDRRVRPVVDVVPGGSKPAGTFVEKVSSLPKQENVECEENSGHPMVKVTANKIPRTRRRPATIAIPKPSADATFGVADREEDGVERDLEVEGGEYCVVSRKGHRHMMEDGYAVISTVHGDSKQAFFGVFDGHGGRAAVDFVSEMLGKNIVAALDEPEKEDNQADTAIKAGYLTTDRDFLSQGVSSGVCAATVLLKDGELHVANVGDCRVVMSRKGVADALTDDHRAGREDERIRIENSGGYVTCHNGIWRVQDSLAVSRAIGDLNMKEWIISEPETKSLQLTPECEFLILASDGLWDKVENQEAVDVVSRQSNAMKSCRDLIEISCRRGNRDDITVMVIDLQKFIQLPGS from the exons ATGGTTGATCCGCCTGAGTTCTTATGCTCCTTGTTGTGTTTCCTTGCGCACCTGCAGAAGGTGGTTAGGAAGTACTTTCCCGCCATGGCTCTCTGCTCCAAGTCTCCCGGCCGTGCCTCCCCTGCCCCCGCTTTGTCGTGGAATCGGCTCGCCGAGCTGCCCGCCGTGGCCAGCAAGAGGTCCAAGGACTCTTCCGACCGCAGGGTGCGCCCCGTTGTCGACGTGGTTCCTGGAGGAAGCAAACCGGCAGGGACTTTCGTCGAAAAGGTTTCGTCCCTTCCGAAGCAAGAGAATGTGGAGTGTGAGGAAAACTCCGGTCACCCGATGGTAAAAGTTACGGCGAATAAGATACCAAGGACGAGAAGAAGACCGGCGACGATAGCCATACCAAAGCCTTCAGCTGATGCAACTTTTGGTGTTGCGGATAGGGAGGAGGATGGGGTTGAAAGGGACTTGGAAGTCGAGGGTGGTGAGTATTGTGTTGTCAGCAGGAAAGGACACAGGCATATGATGGAAGATGGCTATGCGGTCATATCCACCGTCCATGGAGACTCCAAACAg GCCTTTTTTGGAGTGTTTGATGGGCATGGGGGGCGTGCAGCTGTGGACTTCGTCTCTGAGATGCTTGGGAAGAACATTGTGGCAGCTCTAGATGAGCCAGAGAAGGAAGACAATCAAGCAGACACGGCAATAAAAGCAGGCTATCTGACCACGGACAGAGACTTCCTAAGTCAG GGTGTTAGTAGTGGAGTTTGTGCAGCCACTGTGTTGCTAAAAGATGGAGAACTACATGTGGCTAATGTGGGCGACTGCAGGGTGGTTATGAGCAGGAAGGGAGTAGCAGATGCTCTTACTGATGACCACCGAGCTGGTAGAGAAGATGAGCGTATTCGCATTGAGAACTCT GGGGGCTATGTGACATGTCACAATGGAATATGGAGGGTGCAGGACTCTCTAGCTGTGTCAAGAGCAATCGGCGACCTGAACATGAAGGAATGGATCATTTCTGAGCCCGAAACAAAGAGTCTTCAGCTAACTCCAGAGTGTGAGTTCTTAATACTGGCCTCAGATGGGTTGTGGGATAAG GTCGAAAACCAGGAGGCAGTTGATGTCGTCTCAAGGCAAAGCAACGCCATGAAGTCATGCAGAGACCTCATAGAAATCTCCTGCAGGAGGGGCAACCGAGATGACATTACAGTCATGGTGATAGACCTTCAGAAATTTATACAGCTACCTGGCTCGTGA